The DNA sequence GCTCCCGCCGGTCGGCGATCCTGGTCGCCACGCAGGTGATCGAGCAATCGCTGGATCTGGACTTCGATCTGGTCGTGAGCGATCTGGCGCCGATCGCCCTGCTGCTGCAACGGGCGGGCCGGTGCCACCGGCATGCCAAGTTCGATGCCGAACGGCCGCAGTGGGCGAGGGACATGCGGCTGGTGGTGCTCAACCCCGTCGACGCCGACGGAAAGCCGGTGGTGCCACGGGCATGGCCGTTCGTCTACCCCGCCGCGCTGCTTCGCCGTACCCGGGAGGTGCTCGCGCGCCTGCCGGAGGGGCGGGTGATCATTCCCGGCGACGTCCAGGGTTTGGTCGATCAGGTATACGACGAGTCTTTCGGTGATGCGGACACCCCGATCACCGAGGAGGACCTGGAGCGGCTCGCGGATGAGCAGACCAAGGACCTCTACGCGCAGATGGCGGCGATCCCGGCCCCGCTCGGTATCGACGACCTGTCGAAGCTGAGCGGCGACGACTTCGTGACGGAGTACTCCACCCGCTTGGGGGCCGACTCCGGGCGCATCGTCTGCTGCACGAGGGACGCCGACGGCCGGCTCATGCTCGGTGACGAGTCGCTTCCCGTGGACCCGCAGGGCAAGAAGGGCGACCGAACCTGGTTCACGAAAGACCAGGTACGGCTGGTGCTGAACCACAGCATTCCGGTCCCCGGCACGTGGCTGCGTGGCGCGTCCGACGGTGCGGCGACCCCGCCCACGTGGGCCGCGAGTCCGCATCTCAGCGAGATCGTGGTGGTCGAGCTGTCCGGAGAGCAGGGTGTGGGTCTACTCGGGGATCGCGAGGTTCGTCTGTGCAAGGACCTCGGATTGTCGGACCTGCCCGCTGGCGTCTGCTGACGCCGACCGTCCTTAGGTGCGAGAGTGCGATGTCCTACGACTTACTGACCCGTGCTTGGATCCCGGTACGGGAAGGCGAGACCCGCTCGAAGATCGGCCTCCGAGAGCTATTCCTGCGTGCGCACGAGCTGACGGACATCGAGGCGTCACCCCCACCTGCCGCGTCCGGGCTGTGGCGGGCGCTGACGGTGATGGCCGCGCGCATTACCGGCCTGGACGACACGTCCCTGCCCATCGAGGAGTGGGGCGAGCTGCAGGGCGAGGTGTTGGACGCAGGGCGGTTCGATCCGGCCGCGGTGGAGAAGTACTTCGCCAAATTCGCGGGGCGCTTCGACCTGTTCGACGAGGACAGGCCGTGGCTGCAGGATCCCCGGCTCCGGGAGCAGTGCAAGACGAGCTCGGGCGTGAACAAGCTGGTCCTCTACCGTCCCGCCGGCAACAACCAGGTGTGGTTCAACCACGTGACCGCCCGGAACCCGCTCCCGGTTCCGGCCGACGAGGCCGTGTTCCACCTGCTGATTCAGCTCTATTACGGTCCGTCCGGCCAGTGCACGCCGAGGACGGTGAACGGAGTATCGGAGAGAAACACCAAGGCCGGGCCGCTGCGGAGGACGCTTTCGTTCCACCCGCTCGGCCGTACCGTGTTCGAGTCGCTCGTCGCCGGTATCCCTCCGGCACGCGAGCTCGATACGGGAGGTGTGGATCTCGCTCCTTGGGAGGCCGACGAGCTACCGGACCCCCTGGGCGTGCCGCCCAAGCCGAGCGGCATCGCGGGTGTTCTGACCGGCCGGTTCCAGCACGCCGTGCTGCTGGAGGGTTCTCCGGACGGGGAATCGGTGACCGATGCCTGGATTACATGGGCGTGGCGGAATCGGGACCTCCCGGCCAGGGATCCCTACCTCGTCTACCACCAGACCAAGGACGGGGAATACCTGCCGCTCTCGGCCGAGGCGCATCGGGCGCTCTGGCGGGACTTCGACTCGCTGATCCTGGAGGACGTGGGCGACGACCGTCGGCGTCGCCCCGTGGTGCTGGCAGCGGTCGAGGATCTGCGGGGCACGCTGCTGCCCGTGCTACGTGTCCGGGCCTTCGGTGTCGACCAGGACGGCCAGACGCGGGACAAGGAGTGGGTCACAGGTGTGACCCCTGCGCTGCTGGCCTTGGCGCGGGAACCGGAAGTGGCGCGGGCGGTCAGCGAGATGCGGCAGGCGGCCGAGCGGGTCGAGGTTCACCTCCGGGGCGCGTTGCGTCAGGCCTGGATTGCGATCAACGACCCCTCCAACGGCGATGGCAAACCCCAACGCAAGGACATCTCCGAGGGGCCATGGCCTGGGAACGCGTCGTTCCGGTACTGGCCGCGCGCCGAGCGGATCTTCTGGCGGCGGGTGCGCGA is a window from the Thermopolyspora flexuosa genome containing:
- the casA gene encoding type I-E CRISPR-associated protein Cse1/CasA, yielding MSYDLLTRAWIPVREGETRSKIGLRELFLRAHELTDIEASPPPAASGLWRALTVMAARITGLDDTSLPIEEWGELQGEVLDAGRFDPAAVEKYFAKFAGRFDLFDEDRPWLQDPRLREQCKTSSGVNKLVLYRPAGNNQVWFNHVTARNPLPVPADEAVFHLLIQLYYGPSGQCTPRTVNGVSERNTKAGPLRRTLSFHPLGRTVFESLVAGIPPARELDTGGVDLAPWEADELPDPLGVPPKPSGIAGVLTGRFQHAVLLEGSPDGESVTDAWITWAWRNRDLPARDPYLVYHQTKDGEYLPLSAEAHRALWRDFDSLILEDVGDDRRRRPVVLAAVEDLRGTLLPVLRVRAFGVDQDGQTRDKEWVTGVTPALLALAREPEVARAVSEMRQAAERVEVHLRGALRQAWIAINDPSNGDGKPQRKDISEGPWPGNASFRYWPRAERIFWRRVREREFGRAVEEFLRLALEIYDEVTDSAGMLPRAKRAIELKRGLIFKTRKPGGKTGRGDG